The following are encoded in a window of Colletotrichum lupini chromosome 3, complete sequence genomic DNA:
- a CDS encoding glutaredoxin, with protein MSTITEITSLADWEKHIASTPPSTLHIISFHAPWAAPCAQMATVLSTLASEYPVTSPPQTSWVSINAEELSDISETYNVTAVPFLVLLRNGQVLETVSGSSAVKVRNAIETHAKKPAGAAATVNGNQGVENGPSAMQVDEPVDPAKAKEELFKRLADLVKAAPVMLFMKGTPSSPQCGFSRQLVAILREHSVKYGFFNILADDEVRQGLKEYAEWPTYPQLWVDGELVGGLDIVKEELSNDPEFFGPYSIKASAEAAA; from the exons ATGTCGACGATCACGGAGATCACCAGTCTTGCCGACTGGGAGAAGCACATTGCCTCCACCCCGCCTTCCACCCTCCACATCATCTCCTTCCATGCGCCATGGGCCGCCCCATGCGCCCAGATGGCTACCGTCCTCTCGACCCTTGCCTCCGAATACCCCGTCACCAGCCCCCCGCAGACATCCTGGGTTTCCATAAACGCCGAAGAGCTCAGCGACATTAGCGAGACATACAACGTCACCGCCGTGCCCTTCCTCGTTCTCCTGCGCAACGGTCAAGTCCTCGAGACTGTCAGCGGTAGCAGCGCTGTCAAGGTCCGCAACGCGATCGAGACGCACGCAAAGAAGCCCGCCGGCGCCGCTGCCACGGTAAACGGCAACCAGGGCGTCGAGAATGGTCCCAGCGCGATGCAAGTCGACGAGCCCGTCGACCCGGCCAAGGCCAAGGAGGAGTTGTTCAAGCGCCTGGCGGACCTTGTTAAGGCGGCGCCAGTCATGCTCTTCATGAAGGGCACCCCCAGCTCGCCTCAGTGCGGCTTCTCAAGACAGCTTGTGGCCATCTTGAGAGAGCACTCGGTCAAGTACGGCTTCTTCAACATCTTGGCAGATGATGAGGTACGACAGGGCCTGAAGGAGTATGCCGAGTGGCCGACCTACCCTCAGCTCTGGGTTGATGGTGAGCTGGTTGGTGGTCTTGATATC GTCAAGGAAGAACTCTCCAACGACCCCGAATTCTTCGGCCCTTACAGCATCAAGGCCAGTGCTGAGGCCGCTGCGTAA